The proteins below come from a single Alligator mississippiensis isolate rAllMis1 chromosome 2, rAllMis1, whole genome shotgun sequence genomic window:
- the SEMA4F gene encoding semaphorin-4F encodes MGMGLGMGLGPGSGLRLRLLLLALLAPPPAPRAAATTTATALPRTARPFPEVQEIVRRFSHTTVSNYSILLVAPQLRTLYVGAKDAIFALSLDSIDQHAKMIEWKVPEHQRLSCTMKGKKEAECHNYIRILDFASESHLFVCGTYAFDPQCGFINVASFSGVEHQDTGRGKCPFEPMQRSAAVMADGVLYAATVNNFLGTEPIISRATGTSEERIRTETSVTWLNDPNFVGSTFLRESESGEDDKIYFFFTETAREYDFYEKVKVPRVARVCKGDLGGLKTLQKRWTTFLKTQLICSDPKTRTNFNLLKDVFTLRSDNWTSTIFYGLFSAHRDGGEVSAVCAYSIRDVQKSMSGRFKEFKRDCEKWTSVIASDVPEPRPGTCITNSMKLAGFGSSLTLPDRVLTFVRDHPLMDQPVRPLEHAPLVVQRGAPYHRVAVHRVRSLTGTDYDVLFLGTEDGHLHKAVKIGPTAAIIEDLTLFPEPRPVQNLQLHQSWLYVGSSTDVIQVNTTACEQYGSCHDCILSRDPACAWSRELGACVVHQGQSELLQDITSANISGLCPKEMEAGPVMAEVPVSLGARVVLPCAPPSAWSVCTWQRPSPDAHAYTERRDGLEFTVTAAMLGDYVCQCTEGGVGATAASYSLVWGSGTTSAWQETRRSYSIVTGLVCFLLGLVLGCVGCFFLDWRRRERQQRELINREKNGLDLMQSNTTSCSHEPHTPSSPEDERHPLATTKNGNLNGFPPLYISELDKDQARIFLAGAPLAKCDETSI; translated from the exons AGGTGCAGGAAATAGTTCGCCGCTTCTCCCACACGACCGTGTCCAACTACAGCATCTTGCTGGTGGCCCCACAGCTCCGGACGCTGTACGTAGGAGCTAAGGACGCCATCTTTGCCTTGTCCCTGGACTCCATCGACCAACATGCCAAGATG ATTGAGTGGAAAGTTCCCGAGCACCAGCGCTTATCCTGTACcatgaaggggaagaaagag GCCGAGTGTCACAACTACATCCGCATCCTGGACTTCGCCAGCGAGAGCCACCTCTTCGTGTGCGGCACTTACGCCTTCGACCCCCAGTGCGGCTTCATC AACGTGGCCAGTTTCAGCGGCGTGGAGCACCAGGACACTGGCCGGGGCAAGTGCCCCTTCGAGCCCATGCAGCGCTCAGCAGCCGTCATGGCTG ATGGTGTCCTGTACGCTGCCACCGTCAACAACTTCCTGGGGACGGAGCCCATCATCTCCCGAGCTACGGGGACCTCGGAGGAGCGCATCCGGACGGAGACCTCAGTGACCTGGCTGAATG ACCCCAACTTCGTGGGCTCCACCTTCCTGAGGGAGAGTGAGAGCGGAGAAGACGACAAGATCTACTTCTTCTTCACGGAGACGGCCAGAGAGTACGACTTCTACGAGAAGGTGAAGGTGCCGCGTGTGGCCAGAGTCTGCAAG GGGGACCTGGGCGGGCTGAAGACGCTACAGAAGCGCTGGACGACCTTCCTGAAGACACAGCTGATTTGCTCAGATCCCAAGACTAGAACCAACTTCAACCTGCTGAAGGATGTATTCACCCTGCGCTCGGACAACTGGACATCCACCATCTTCTACGGCCTCTTCTCAGCCCACAG GGACGGTGGGGAGGTCTCTGCCGTCTGTGCCTATAGCATTCGGGATGTCCAGAAGTCCATGAGTGGTCGCTTCAAGGAATTCAAACGTGACTGTGAGAAGTGGACGAGTGTCATAGCCAGTGATGTGCCCGAGCCCCGGCCTGGCACG TGCATCACCAACAGCATGAAACTGGCTGGATTTGGCTCCTCGCTGACCCTGCCCGACCGTGTCCTGACCTTCGTCCGGGATCACCCGCTCATGGACCAGCCCGTGCGCCCACTGGAGCATGCACCGCTGGTGGTGCAACGGGGTGCACCCTACCACCGGGTCGCCGTGCACCGTGTCCGCAGCCTCACAGGCACCGACTACGACGTGCTGTTCCTGGGCACTG AGGATGGACACCTGCACAAGGCGGTGAAAATCGGCCCGACAGCTGCCATCATCGAGGACCTCACGCTTTTCCCTGAGCCACGGCCTGTGCAGAACCTGCAGCTCCACCAG AGCTGGCTGTATGTGGGCTCCTCCACGGACGTGATCCAGGTCAACACCACGGCCTGTGAGCAGTACGGCAGCTGCCATGACTGCATCCTGAGTCGCGACCCTGCCTGCGCCTGGAGCcgtgagctgggtgcctgcgttGTGCACCAGGGACAGAGCGA GTTACTGCAGGACATCACATCTGCCAACATCTCGGGGCTGTGTCCGAAGGAGATGGAAG CTGGGCCGGTCATGGCCGAGGTGCCGGTGTCCCTGGGCGCCCGAGTCGtgctcccctgtgctcccccatCCGCCTGGTCTGTTTGCACGTGGCAGAGACCCAGCCCAGATGCCCACGCCTACACCGAGCGCCGTGACGGGCTGGAATTCACCGTGACGGCTGCAATGCTGGGGGACTACGTCTGCCAATGCACGGAGGGCGGTGTTGGTGCCACTGCAGCTTCCTACAGTCTGGTGTGGGGCAGCGGCACAACCAGCGCCTGGCAGGAGACGCGGCGCAGTTACAGCATCGTGACGGGGCTGGTCTGtttcctgctggggctggtgctcgGCTGCGTCGGCTGCTTTTTCCTCGACTGGCGGCGCCGAGagcggcagcagcgggagctgatcAACCGGGAGAAGAATGGGCTGGACCTGATGCAGTCGAACACGACCAGCTGCAGCCACGAGCCCCACACGCCCAGCTCCCCTGAGGACGAGCGGCATCCCCTGGCCACCACCAAGAATGGGAACCTCAACGGCTTCCCCCCGCTCTACATCAGCGAGTTGGACAAGGACCAGGCCCGCATCTTCCTGGCTGGGGCCCCCCTGGCCAAGTGCGATGAGACCTCCATCTAA